A region from the uncultured Stenotrophomonas sp. genome encodes:
- a CDS encoding Hydrolase CocE/NonD family protein, with the protein MKARTVATRLPIFLLGTALALAAGASAQDLSRYSEDGLRAELAGIADVESAVLVPMRDGVGLSTNIWRPKGATGPLPTVLLKTPYNEHNPRGTTARLAIEAVRHGYAFIVQNERGRYFSQGKYRILGYPQTDGYDALSWIAEQPWSNGKVGTVGCSSSAEWQLALAAMNHPAHAAMVPMAAGAGIGKVGPFREQGNFYTGGVPRTLFAVWMYGVDNPLRAELPQDLSGPMRARVAQYNDLDASKPKVDWQKHIRHLPYAGLLSSLGEPPGTFESMIGRGPADPFWEQGGLYHDSMGWGVPALWFNSWYDVSIGPNMALFNHARTVNSDPEASANQYVVIGPNPHCRFWQLGKDYKVGDRDMGDASFPVGEQIWAFFDRWLKDQPKAFPASTPHVRYFTMGANRWQSDAQWPPKAATPVRMYLRSGGNANSMYGDGRLSFEAPAAGEPQDAYRYDPTNPVQTIGGGDCCNGGLVTAGAFDQRPIEARHDVLVYTSEPLEQPLEVSGFVDAVLQVSSSAKDTDFALKLVDVAPDGTAWIIGDTMLRARYRDGYATPAPMQPGQVYALKPTPITTSIQFGKGHRIRVEVTSSNFPKFARNLNTGGANESEDAPVVADNAIHHSADAASYIELPVVKH; encoded by the coding sequence ATGAAGGCACGCACCGTGGCCACCAGGCTGCCCATCTTCCTGCTCGGTACGGCGCTGGCATTGGCTGCCGGTGCTTCCGCGCAGGACCTCAGCCGCTACAGCGAAGACGGGTTGCGCGCCGAACTTGCGGGCATCGCCGACGTCGAGAGCGCGGTGCTGGTGCCGATGCGTGACGGTGTCGGCCTGTCCACCAACATCTGGCGGCCCAAGGGCGCGACCGGTCCGCTGCCGACGGTGCTGCTGAAGACCCCGTACAACGAGCACAACCCGCGCGGCACCACCGCGCGGCTGGCGATCGAGGCGGTGCGCCACGGTTACGCCTTCATCGTGCAGAACGAGCGCGGCCGCTATTTCAGCCAGGGCAAGTACCGGATTCTCGGTTACCCGCAGACCGACGGCTACGACGCACTGAGCTGGATTGCCGAACAACCGTGGTCCAACGGCAAGGTCGGCACCGTGGGCTGCTCGTCCTCGGCCGAATGGCAGCTGGCACTGGCGGCGATGAACCACCCGGCGCACGCGGCGATGGTGCCGATGGCGGCCGGCGCCGGCATCGGCAAGGTCGGCCCGTTCCGCGAGCAGGGCAATTTCTACACCGGCGGCGTGCCGCGCACTCTGTTCGCGGTGTGGATGTACGGCGTGGACAATCCCCTGCGCGCCGAGCTGCCGCAGGACCTGTCCGGGCCGATGCGCGCGCGCGTGGCGCAATACAACGACCTGGACGCAAGCAAGCCCAAGGTGGACTGGCAGAAGCACATCCGGCACCTGCCGTACGCCGGGTTGCTGTCCTCGCTGGGCGAGCCGCCGGGTACGTTCGAGTCGATGATCGGGCGCGGTCCGGCCGACCCGTTCTGGGAGCAGGGCGGGCTGTACCACGATTCGATGGGCTGGGGCGTGCCGGCGCTGTGGTTCAACAGCTGGTACGACGTGTCGATCGGCCCGAACATGGCGCTGTTCAACCATGCGCGCACGGTGAACTCCGACCCCGAGGCCAGCGCCAACCAGTACGTGGTGATCGGCCCCAACCCGCACTGCCGGTTCTGGCAGCTGGGCAAGGACTACAAGGTCGGCGACCGTGACATGGGCGATGCCAGCTTCCCGGTGGGTGAGCAGATATGGGCGTTCTTCGACCGCTGGCTGAAGGACCAGCCCAAGGCGTTCCCGGCCTCCACGCCGCACGTGCGCTATTTCACGATGGGCGCCAACCGTTGGCAGTCCGACGCGCAATGGCCGCCGAAGGCGGCGACGCCGGTGCGCATGTACCTGCGCTCGGGCGGCAACGCCAATTCGATGTATGGCGACGGACGGCTGAGCTTCGAGGCCCCCGCGGCCGGCGAGCCGCAGGACGCCTATCGCTACGACCCCACCAACCCGGTGCAGACCATCGGTGGCGGCGACTGCTGCAATGGCGGGCTGGTGACCGCCGGCGCCTTCGACCAGCGCCCGATCGAGGCGCGTCACGATGTGCTGGTCTATACCAGCGAGCCTTTGGAACAGCCGCTGGAAGTGTCCGGCTTCGTCGATGCGGTATTGCAGGTCTCCTCCAGCGCGAAGGACACCGACTTCGCGCTCAAGCTGGTGGACGTGGCGCCGGACGGCACCGCCTGGATCATCGGCGACACCATGCTGCGTGCGCGCTACCGCGACGGCTACGCCACGCCGGCGCCGATGCAGCCGGGGCAGGTGTACGCACTGAAGCCGACCCCGATCACCACCTCGATCCAGTTCGGCAAGGGCCACCGCATCCGCGTCGAGGTGACCAGCTCCAACTTCCCCAAGTTCGCGCGCAACCTCAACACCGGCGGCGCGAACGAGAGCGAGGATGCACCGGTGGTGGCCGACAACGCCATCCACCACTCGGCCGATGCGGCCAGCTACATCGAACTGCCGGTAGTGAAGCATTGA
- a CDS encoding ArsC family protein yields MTTTMTTTIYGLKNCDTCKKATKWLDRFGVAHAFVDYRDNKPAPETLVEWAGKVGGFDALVNKSSTTWRQLPDNRKAPGSEAEWKLLLREYPQLVRRPVVVTDDGQVTQGFSDNGFKQRFGVA; encoded by the coding sequence ATGACCACGACGATGACGACGACGATCTATGGACTCAAGAACTGCGACACCTGCAAGAAGGCCACCAAGTGGCTGGACCGCTTCGGTGTGGCCCATGCCTTCGTCGACTACCGCGACAACAAGCCCGCCCCGGAGACGCTGGTGGAATGGGCCGGCAAGGTCGGCGGCTTCGACGCGCTGGTCAACAAGTCGTCCACCACCTGGCGGCAGCTGCCGGACAACCGCAAGGCGCCCGGTTCCGAGGCCGAATGGAAGTTACTGCTGCGCGAATACCCGCAGCTGGTGCGGCGGCCGGTGGTGGTCACCGATGACGGGCAGGTGACGCAGGGTTTTTCCGACAATGGCTTCAAGCAGCGCTTCGGCGTCGCGTGA
- the dapE gene encoding N-succinyl-diaminopimelate deacylase (Evidence 2a : Function of homologous gene experimentally demonstrated in an other organism; PubMedId : 13756049, 1644751, 1644752; Product type e : enzyme), which produces MNDVVELACELISRPSVTPEDAGCQQLLASRLQAAGFACEHLRLGEVDNLWATHGSGAPVLVLLGHTDVVPSGPRDAWASDPFRPEVRDGVLYGRGAADMKGSVAAFVVAAEQFVAAHPGHPGTLAVLLTSDEEGDAIDGVRHVAQIFRERGQRIDWCITGEPSSTAKLGDLLRVGRRGSLSAKLRVKGVQGHVAYPEKARNPIHLAAPALAELVARHWDDGYESFPPTSLQISNITAGTGAGNVIPGELLVMFNLRYNPHWDAARLEAEITALFDRHALDFELHWHRSGEPFYTPEGRLRSVAREVLAGFAGAPPQESTGGGTSDARFIAPLGAQCIEVGPVNASIHQVDENVRVDELRALPDLYRQLIGKLLA; this is translated from the coding sequence ATGAATGACGTGGTCGAACTGGCCTGCGAGCTGATTTCCCGTCCCTCGGTGACGCCGGAGGATGCCGGTTGCCAGCAACTGCTCGCCAGCCGCCTGCAAGCGGCCGGCTTCGCCTGCGAACACCTGCGCCTGGGCGAGGTGGACAACCTCTGGGCCACGCACGGCAGCGGCGCACCGGTGCTGGTGCTGCTGGGCCATACCGACGTGGTGCCGAGTGGTCCGCGCGATGCGTGGGCCAGCGATCCGTTCCGGCCCGAGGTACGCGACGGCGTGCTGTACGGCCGTGGCGCGGCCGACATGAAGGGCAGCGTGGCCGCGTTCGTGGTCGCCGCCGAGCAGTTCGTCGCCGCCCATCCCGGCCACCCCGGCACGCTGGCGGTGCTGCTGACCAGCGACGAAGAGGGCGACGCCATCGACGGCGTGCGCCACGTCGCGCAGATTTTCCGCGAACGTGGCCAGCGCATCGACTGGTGCATCACCGGTGAGCCGTCCTCGACCGCGAAGCTCGGCGACCTGCTGCGCGTCGGCCGCCGCGGCAGCCTGTCGGCGAAGCTGCGGGTAAAGGGCGTGCAGGGCCATGTGGCCTACCCGGAGAAGGCACGCAACCCGATCCATCTGGCGGCCCCGGCGCTGGCCGAGCTGGTCGCGCGGCATTGGGACGACGGCTACGAGAGCTTCCCGCCAACCAGCCTGCAGATCTCCAACATCACTGCCGGTACCGGTGCCGGCAACGTCATTCCCGGCGAGCTGCTGGTGATGTTCAACCTGCGCTACAACCCGCACTGGGACGCGGCGCGGCTGGAGGCGGAGATCACTGCGCTGTTCGATCGCCACGCGCTCGATTTCGAGTTGCACTGGCACCGCAGCGGCGAGCCGTTCTACACACCCGAAGGCCGCCTGCGCAGCGTCGCCCGCGAGGTGCTGGCCGGGTTCGCCGGCGCGCCGCCGCAGGAAAGCACCGGCGGCGGCACCTCCGACGCGCGCTTCATCGCCCCGCTGGGCGCGCAGTGCATCGAGGTCGGGCCGGTCAACGCCAGCATCCACCAGGTCGACGAGAACGTGCGGGTGGACGAATTGCGGGCTTTGCCCGATCTTTACCGGCAACTGATCGGGAAACTGCTGGCCTGA
- a CDS encoding putative Diguanylate cyclase (Evidence 3 : Function proposed based on presence of conserved amino acid motif, structural feature or limited homology; Product type pe : putative enzyme): MKTGRPRWPRVLAACGLWLLLQTAQAAAAMHGLPLMRHFGVGDLPAAPFYSDIAVDAQGTLYAGSSEGVMVFHSGLWELFELPHRAAAYTVLAASDGRVYVGGSGVLGELQREPDGDLHFIDLLPEFTDDDGKPLPPADFYGLLETARGIVANDGRMLYRLRRDGGGTRQPLPEGAAQLLFVAGGELYVRIAGTGVCRLDATGMVPLPGTAALDGLRLSGLWEWKGGLLYAASDGFHFGDAGGVHKLPGDADAAFAAHVPYSSIRLPDGGFAFGSYDGTLMRFSPELQLLDSFMPARGNLDGFGLDRDGGLWAVGESGLTRLRLPSPWTVYDQRHGLFNRLHDSAWYDGSLWVAALGLWRAGPATGGVPRFLPQPWADTQLEVFALQGTGAGLVVGDRLGLMVLDPGAKSPRRLVGPQMGSSTLRLLPSAFDPERMLALGSREVRWLAQRDGRWQLAARWPIHVGAINGIAQVAPGEFWVGDERGGVHRWRFDARTGQLHDQQHFDVGQAPLADDGQGTHLVRIGEAVYAITGSDVRKLAGEHFVPASLPVLPGLERPWELEAATTALGSFVWTTRQLWWRRPGESAFHLQQVSSSRVPGFAGLALQGDGRLRLVARDSLLQFDPDIGKPSSAPLQARLDRIRLRQADRNDVLLPLQSAQVQVLPPGSGLALRFGLATMEPDVEFRYRMLGYNEAWSPWGANRDLGYRLLPPGDYRFELQARIRGGRQAEPLLYRLRVEPFWYERGVVQALFWVAGLLLLVLAVRLRNRSVNARNRELERRIAERTGELEAANRRLTELAVVDGLTGIANRHAMERALQRGWQRCGERGEPLAVVMADVDHFKEFNDNHGHQAGDMQLCRVAAALAAEVSGVDELAVRYGGEEFVLILPGVGREAALQRAERVRQRAARAMAEAGMPGSISLGVAVRIPAAADVPGHLVHCADLALYRAKHAGRNRVECADEADFASAAQGAVIAAETVAPPPAPTLSSAP, translated from the coding sequence ATGAAGACAGGGCGGCCCCGCTGGCCGCGGGTGCTGGCCGCCTGCGGATTGTGGCTGCTGCTGCAGACCGCGCAGGCCGCCGCGGCGATGCATGGCCTGCCACTGATGCGCCACTTCGGCGTCGGCGACTTGCCGGCCGCGCCGTTCTATTCGGACATCGCGGTCGATGCGCAGGGCACGCTGTATGCCGGCAGCAGCGAAGGCGTGATGGTGTTCCACAGCGGCCTGTGGGAGCTGTTCGAGCTGCCGCACCGGGCGGCGGCCTATACGGTGCTGGCCGCGTCCGATGGCCGGGTCTACGTGGGCGGAAGTGGCGTGCTGGGCGAACTGCAGCGTGAACCCGACGGTGACCTGCATTTCATCGACCTGCTGCCGGAGTTCACCGATGACGACGGCAAGCCGCTGCCACCGGCGGATTTCTACGGGCTGCTGGAAACGGCGCGCGGGATCGTGGCGAACGACGGCCGCATGCTGTACCGGCTGCGGCGCGATGGCGGTGGCACGCGCCAGCCACTGCCCGAGGGCGCCGCGCAACTGCTGTTCGTGGCCGGCGGCGAGCTTTACGTGCGCATCGCCGGCACTGGCGTGTGCCGCCTCGACGCGACCGGCATGGTGCCGCTGCCGGGTACCGCGGCGCTTGACGGCCTGCGCCTCTCCGGCCTGTGGGAATGGAAGGGCGGGCTGCTGTATGCGGCCAGCGACGGCTTCCACTTCGGCGATGCCGGGGGCGTGCACAAGCTGCCCGGCGACGCGGACGCGGCCTTCGCCGCGCACGTGCCGTACAGCAGCATCCGCCTGCCCGATGGCGGCTTCGCGTTCGGCAGCTACGACGGTACGCTGATGCGCTTCTCGCCCGAACTGCAGCTGCTCGACAGCTTCATGCCGGCCCGCGGCAATCTGGACGGCTTCGGCCTGGACCGCGATGGCGGCCTGTGGGCGGTGGGCGAATCCGGGCTGACCCGGTTGCGCCTGCCCTCGCCGTGGACGGTGTACGACCAGCGCCACGGCCTGTTCAACCGGCTCCACGACAGCGCGTGGTACGACGGCAGCCTGTGGGTGGCGGCGCTGGGCCTGTGGCGCGCCGGGCCGGCGACGGGCGGCGTGCCGCGTTTCCTGCCGCAGCCGTGGGCGGACACGCAACTGGAGGTGTTCGCGCTGCAGGGAACCGGAGCCGGCCTGGTGGTCGGCGACCGGCTCGGGCTGATGGTGCTCGACCCCGGTGCGAAGTCGCCGCGGCGGCTGGTCGGCCCGCAGATGGGCAGCAGTACGCTGCGGCTGCTGCCTTCGGCGTTCGACCCGGAGCGCATGCTGGCGCTGGGTAGCCGCGAGGTGCGCTGGTTGGCGCAGCGCGACGGCCGTTGGCAACTGGCCGCCCGCTGGCCCATCCATGTCGGCGCCATCAACGGTATCGCGCAGGTCGCGCCCGGCGAATTCTGGGTGGGTGATGAACGCGGTGGCGTGCATCGCTGGCGCTTCGATGCGCGGACCGGGCAACTGCACGACCAGCAGCATTTCGACGTGGGGCAGGCGCCGCTTGCCGACGACGGGCAGGGTACCCATCTGGTCCGCATCGGCGAGGCCGTGTACGCGATAACCGGCAGCGACGTGCGCAAGCTCGCCGGCGAGCACTTCGTGCCGGCGTCGCTTCCGGTGCTGCCGGGCCTGGAACGGCCGTGGGAGCTGGAGGCGGCGACGACCGCGCTCGGCAGCTTCGTCTGGACCACGCGCCAACTGTGGTGGCGGCGGCCGGGCGAGAGCGCCTTCCATTTGCAGCAGGTCAGCAGCAGCCGGGTACCGGGCTTCGCCGGGTTGGCGCTGCAGGGCGATGGCCGCCTGCGGCTGGTGGCCCGGGACAGCCTGCTTCAGTTTGATCCGGACATCGGCAAGCCGTCGTCGGCGCCACTGCAGGCGCGCCTGGACCGGATCCGCCTGCGGCAAGCGGACCGGAACGATGTATTGCTGCCGCTGCAATCGGCGCAGGTGCAGGTACTGCCACCGGGCTCCGGGCTGGCGTTGCGCTTCGGACTGGCGACGATGGAGCCGGATGTCGAGTTCCGTTACCGCATGCTGGGCTACAACGAGGCGTGGTCGCCGTGGGGGGCGAACCGCGACCTGGGCTACCGGTTGCTGCCGCCGGGCGATTACCGTTTCGAGCTGCAGGCCCGCATCCGTGGCGGTCGCCAGGCCGAGCCGTTGCTGTACCGGCTGCGGGTCGAACCTTTCTGGTACGAGCGCGGAGTGGTGCAGGCCCTGTTCTGGGTGGCCGGCCTGCTGCTGCTGGTGCTGGCGGTGCGCCTGCGCAACCGCAGCGTCAACGCGCGCAACCGCGAGCTGGAGCGCCGCATCGCCGAACGTACCGGCGAACTGGAAGCAGCCAACCGCCGGCTCACCGAACTGGCCGTCGTCGACGGCCTGACCGGCATCGCCAACCGCCACGCGATGGAGCGCGCGCTGCAGCGCGGTTGGCAGCGCTGCGGCGAACGTGGTGAACCGCTGGCAGTGGTAATGGCCGACGTCGACCACTTCAAGGAATTCAATGACAACCACGGCCACCAGGCCGGCGACATGCAGCTGTGCCGGGTGGCGGCCGCGCTTGCCGCCGAAGTGTCGGGCGTGGATGAACTGGCCGTGCGCTACGGTGGCGAGGAATTCGTGTTGATCCTGCCGGGTGTCGGCCGCGAAGCGGCGTTGCAACGTGCCGAGCGGGTGCGGCAACGCGCTGCACGGGCGATGGCCGAGGCCGGGATGCCGGGCAGCATCAGCCTCGGCGTGGCGGTACGGATACCGGCCGCCGCCGATGTCCCCGGGCACCTGGTGCACTGTGCAGACCTGGCGCTGTACCGGGCCAAGCATGCCGGCCGCAACCGCGTCGAATGCGCCGACGAAGCGGATTTCGCCAGCGCCGCACAGGGCGCCGTGATTGCCGCTGAAACTGTTGCGCCGCCACCGGCCCCCACGCTATCGTCGGCCCCATGA